The Canis aureus isolate CA01 chromosome 15, VMU_Caureus_v.1.0, whole genome shotgun sequence genome includes the window tttaaagaaaagaaaaaggtatttgCTTTATGGAATGGTTTTCTGTATTTGATGTGACATAGGCCAGTCTGTAGGCCTAAGAGCTGGATCTTCTTTTGGGCCTCTCTTAGCAATTTGATCCTATAGCTGGGTTTTGAGTTGCAAAATTACAGATTTAAGAATGAAGGTAACATGTCATCAGCTTAAAATACCCAGGGTAATGTAACTTGGGCTGCAGAATATAACCAAACACAGCTCCTATGAAAATACACACATTCTAAGGTGTTAGGGTTGATGATCTTTGTTGAAATGCGTCATGGTCTAAATCCTTTGACGAATAAGTAAACAGTGAAGTTCCTCTGCCAGTGCAGGGTTCAGACGACAAGccttaaaaatcaaagataaagcaTCAGTTATTTAGATATACTTTGAATTGTTGTATCTTATTAAAACTTAAgaaatgtttttggtttgtttttaataactacAGTGAATTTCAGGGGAATTTCTTAGTTGAGATAcatttctattttgatttcttgGTAAAGGAGGTTCGTATTAGTCTATGCAAAAAAGATGACACTAAGAATAACTATGCTGCTGTGacttgaaagagaaaattttatcaGTGCCGAGAATAAAGGCAATTTACACACTGATGATAGCATTCTGTgttacaaattattaaaataagtaacATGGAAAGCATTAACATTTAGCCTCAAACttgctattatcttttttttaagatttatttatttattcatgagagagagagagagaggggtagagacacaggcagagggagaagcaggctccatgcagggagcccaacgtgggactcgatccagggtctccaggatcacaccctggactgaaggcagcgctaaaccgctgagccaccggggctgcccaaacttGCTACTATCTTATATGAATAGCAGCATCTATGATAATCttactttaaaataacattttattatgataaaGTAAAAAGCGAGCAGTAATAATGCATGTAAAACGGTCTAGAACATCAAGAATTTGGAAGAGACATCAGAGGTTAGACACAGATCAGACCCAGATCAGATCCAGACACTTGGTCACTGGATACCTGCTTAGTTGCTAAGACACGTCTTCTAGGAAaaacttctgtttctttcctgaGCAGTTGTATTAGAAGATTTTTCTTTACACTAAGCTAAAATTTCCCTCCATATACTTTAGCTTCAGTGAAGAGGTCCTAGAAGAATATACGAAGCTGgtttcctggagacccagagaggcaaagTAGCTGGCAGTCACCTATCCTGTTGGTGGCAGAGCTGAGAGCAGGCCTGGGTCTCCCGACCTTACACAGTCTCTGCACCCCCAGGACCTTACCTTTTTCACacttaacacctgcctttggctatGTATGGTTCTGCTCCCTCCCCAGCTGTTCCTTTTCTGTAGGACAGCCTTTCAGTCTGGTGAAGACCACTGTCCACACCCTCTCCTgtcctttttttcctgaatataatACTCAGTTTCTCTTATCACAGCTCATATGACAGGATTCCAGACCCTTCCCTGGCCTGCTGCTCttgaattttctccatttttaaaagcatcttctGTAAAATACAGTAGTCAAAATTGAGTAATGGGGATCTTATCTCCCACCATGTGGAAAATAGTTTTAAGACTGCAGTCTGTTTGCTCTACTGTTGTATTTGGaatgaatatatacacatttcaGGATATATTTGGCCCAGATTTTTCTCTGCTTGCATTTATTTAGAAAGGACATGATGGATGGCACAGAACCTGAAAATGACTTGGTTTGGAAATTGGTATAATTCAGAGAGGTTttcgatttttttaaaagttaaagacaactatttttctttttttttttttttttttttttgacaactatTTTTCTTACTAACAGGATGGTGTAGTGGTAAATATCTCAAACATCAGTTGTATTTGTGTACTGTGTTCCTATATTTATGTGTTGATGTGGACTTAATGCTCTGGAAATTCTAATCTCAAACAAAATAACGTAGGGTTTCCAAAGTTGCCTGCACATTGGAGCTCCCCTGAAAAGCTCGTGATTCATTTGTTCTGAAATAAGGTCTGggctttggaatttttaaaagatccccGGGTGATTTTAAGATGGAGACAAGCTTGGGAACCACTGCTGTACTATTGTCAGATTCAGGCAAAGGATTTAGGAAATGGTTCTTTCTCTTGTTCCCTGCTCCAGCTAAACAACTTGTGCACCCCACAAAttgctttataaattttaagaagaTAATAATTCTAGTTTGGACTTCATGGATGTCATGGACCTAACTAAGGCATGTACAGTTtttatcatattcattttttaaaaaccatacttGCACTTATTCATAATGACTTCTCCTATCCCCAACCCCCTTCCCACTTTTTTAGTTGCTTGATTTTAGACATGAAATCCATTTGGGGTCTAAAGCACATGAATTGAAACATGAAAAGATTTATTTCCACTGATTAACTCAAACTCATGCATACTCCTCTGAAGTGTGGCAGATGTCAtacatgacattttaaaacactagatttcaaaaaaataaaaaatacaacacTAGATTTCATTAAGGTACTAGAATGAGAATAGATTCACACTTCCGGGTGGAAGAAGGCATCAGCATTCTGGCCTTAAGGTCTTGGTCCTGGGCCTGAGGCTGCAGAGTAGCAGGGTGCTGAGACAATAATTTGCATCAAAATGGGACTTTTTATCATCGGAGTTTGTAAGAATCTGGCCAAATTGTCTGCAGACAATCCCTGTGTCTGACAACCCCTCCCACACTGGTGATCTGCACAACAGTTCAGTAGGAAAAAGATGCTAACCCATAAAGATGTTCAAGGCTTAACTAAAAGCTCAGAAATTTTCTATTTGGGTCAATTTATATATGTTCTTAGGCTTTTACTTACTTTAGAATAGTAGAGTTTAGCTGTTGCTTCATCCTTTGTGACACCCAAGCCGAGCTGAAGACAGCGGGCGTGGTAGAAGGATGCCATGGCCATGCCCCTGATGATGAATTCCGGGAGACAGTCCGTGACCTGTGCTATCATGGGGATGTCATGAACCTCATCGTAGTCAGCAATCCTGTTGTGATGGTTAATTGTGAAGTTAAAAAGGACATGTTCAGAAATTGTCCTTGTACCCCAGTGATATCCCTTATTTCTCCCCGTTTGAGAACTGAGTTGTTTATTATGTGGTGAAGGgtaaatataaagttaaaaaccAGGGGAAGAGGAACCACCAGAGTGGTTATATCACAGCCTCTCTGATACTACTTATATCGGGATTAACAACCACTGAaaaagatgtatttcttttttttttcttgtaacattaatattttaaacttaatatcACTTTGCAGATTTAAACAATGGGGGAAaggcattttctatttctttgggtCATTTATTCAAACATTGGCCTTAAATTTGGACTTTGGTCACATAGGGTCAGAAAACATACTGTAACTCACACATCTATCTTTGTTAAAAATGGGTAAGAAAAAGAAGTCCTCCTTTTTCACCCTGACACAAGTATGGAGAGTTGTGTGAGAATGAAATCTACTCAACCCCATGTTACCCATGATATTATGGGGAATAGGAATGTGGACAATGATGGAAAGTCTGAAAGATTTTAAGAACGATTTAAAGTCTTGGTGTTAACTTGAAGATTTGGGACTTTGGGGATCATACTTTTAAGTGGCCCACTGCCTGGAAGTCATGATACTGGGGGATAGAGGGTAGAACCAGCTCTTTCATCCTGTGTTGCAGATGGCTGCCCCACCCTGGGCTAGGGAAGAGGGGGACCTGGCAGCTCTGTGAGGCATTATTGGGAGGGAAACATCAGCAGGGCCTTATAGTGTCTCTAGAGGACATCAGGTTTGCTTTTCTTGGTACATTGCTTTTTTAAGTTATGAGCAAATAAATGTAGGAAAGTACATGGGCTCAGAGAAATCTCcatgttattttatgaaatgttaatgttgacatcttttattttttttttgttttttttgttgacATCTTTTaaccattattctcattttacaatcTTTATCAAGCTATCTTGCAATTGTGCAGTGATAGAACTTGTGCCTAAAGAGtctaggaagaaattaaaacatatttaataagcatttctGTTATGCTAAACTATGTTAAGTACTTTATATACACCATTTTTATAATTCTGTAgaagcattttcttctttataaaaaaggaaattgatgTCCCAAAAAAGTTAAACTAGATTAAGATCGCTCAGCTGGTATATAGAGCAAATAGCACTGAAATCCTGAAGACTAATGGCATAGAATTATACTATTCAATATGGCAGCTACTAAATACAGatggctatttaaattaattaaaatccaaTGAAATGTAACAGTTCGGCCCTCAGAGGCACTAGccccatttcaagtgctcagtagccatcTTTTCTAATATTGCGGCAAGTTCTATGAACAGACCTGGGTGCAGAACATCTAGTAGGAGGTGTTGTAAATTCTTCCATGGAGCTTATTTACCTTTTGGAAAATGTAACACACTTGGTAAAAAATTTCATCTTATAGTAGTATTCCACAAGATTCCCTTGAGCATAGACATTTCCACGTTCTGCTGCTTCCCTTAAGCACTCCAGGGCAGCTTCAGTATCCTGGCGGATGCCTTGTCCATAAAAATACATTAGTCCAAGTGCACCTTGGGACTCCAGGTTTCCATTGCCACATGCCTCCGAGTGCCAATAAAATGCCTAAGAAAAAACACAATTGCAACTTATTCACCAGGGGAAATTGTAAGGGAATACTAGAAAGAAAGATCTGTAATTAAAAGATGGCACTATTAATTAATGTCTAGGACACTGTTCTAGCACCTTGAGTGTGTTTCAGGTTAGCACTAGTTTCACATACCTAGGAGAGAATGCTAAGGTGAGCCCATCTGTTTTCTACCCACAGTGTAGGTTAGGTCACAGTCTAGACAGTGCAGCTGTCTTAGGATTCAAGAGTTTCACATTTCTCTGGAGGATCAGGAAGGTAGGAAGTAGGAACTAAGTGTCTGCTAGGCTTTGAGACACACCTGCAATGAGGCACAGCAGAGAGAGCAGAGCTGAGGCTGAGGGACAGTCAGAGCTCCAGGTGGATCTCAAGAGATGGTGCCCACTGAGATCAGAGGCAACCAAGATAAAAGCTGCAGGTGGTCGTGAGCACATTTGCCCAATATGCAGCTACAATGAATATGAATTAgttcaaaaaattatttccaagtgGCTGTTCAGTTATCCGAAGAGGGTCTTGGTTGCTATGTGTTTCTTATACATTTGTCCTTAATGCCTTTTACAGTAGGACTTGGCTCTACATTTCCTTCTCCCCATAGGATTTCTTAGAAAATGTTTCAGTCATTAATGAATAAAGAGATTGTATTTCTGTAAAAACCTTACATGGATTTAATTTTTAGCTAGGGGTTTTTGGTGTATTTTACTTCTTAGCATCATTACTTTCTCagaacaaattaattttaatttattcacatgTGAAGGATTTGGGCTATATTTCAGGACTCTCTTAGCTttcatggtattttgtttttattattttgtttgtgtgACTTTTTATAGCATACGAAATGCTCTCACATCTGTGGACTCCTTTGGTAGAAGTGAGGATGAATAAAGGGTGAAATGAGCTTTGAGATGCTAAAATGTAaactttctttacattttaaagaactataagaaatctttaaaactgAACATTCAGTCTTCACCACCCACCgttcaaaaaagaaatagtgaaataaatACTAATCTACATGTgctaacattaaaaacaaatagatcaGTGTTACCTTTTCTAAGTCTTTAGGCTCTTTTGTTGAATAATACAATCCTAGGATACTTTGAGCCTTCACACTAGCTTTTGGATTTCCATTGTCTGCAGCAAAAAGCCACAGTCTAAAAGAGAAAGGCAAGGCAAGTTATTCTTTGTGTCagcatttgattaaaaaaaagaaaatcttgttcTCAGCTAAAAACTACctttcagcttcctcatctgatCGTTTGACGCCTTTCCCTTCATAATAAGCTCTTCCAAGGTTGTAGGCAGCTGCAAATTGTAAGTGTCTTGCTTTGGGACATGGAGAATCAacaattttcttcatatattccactcctttttccttccacaaaggaaaagaacaacaacaacaaaaaccctagtTTTTAGTTTTACCCGGACTAAATTCTTTCTCCTAATAATATTGTAGTCTTCACCCTCTGACATGATGTTTGATGTCATGACTCTGTGCCCAGACAGGATGGTTGTGCTTTAGTCTGCAGAGCTGGAAatgatggacagagggagagaggagagggaggaggggaggataCATCTCCCAAGTAGGCATTTCCAGAGCTCCAGGATATAAGGCATTTCCCTCATTTTATAGCTTCCAGATTTGCTATATGTTTCAATatggttttttttctctcctccctcccactttAGATCCTTTATTCTGCATGGGTACAGCTTTTAGAACTTATCAAAATACAAGAATAGCTGTAACCTCTTCCACATTTATAATTAGAGTACACTTGTGAGCCCCAAACACTGTCTTTTCCCTTCAAGCATAGTTAAGTGTGCTCAGTGATAATTTACATCTGATATGCTAATCTTCATATGACATCTGCATAGTCACAAGGAGCTCACAGAAGACACTGCCCCCTCCAAAAAAATCTGTCGACACAAACTTTCAAACATCACTCCAAATAAGAGAACACACGTTTTCTATGCACTACATTCTAGCTTTTATCCTTCACAGCTCTCTCCAAGTTCTGTTGCTGGCTGAATACCTCAGTAATAGCAGATAAAGGTGTTTGCCCTCTAGTGAGTCCCAATttataaggatttatttttgtgaatgtgtGACAtgggtttctgcctctttcttcccaAACCTAATAGTAAGAGGGAGTTTACTGGTAGTCAAGTGATGTGATTGTATAAATCCTTCCACAGATAGCTAAATCTGGAgcaatttttttgttcttgtttgtttgtttgtttgtttgtttgttttttaagtaggctacaAAAAACTCCCCAACTTTCTAGAGATGCTGGAAAACTTATCAGAGCCCAAAAGATGAAGGAGAGATTACTCTTAAAAACTGCAGATGAAAGGGATCCATGAAGTTCAGTGAACACCGGTCTGGATAAACACAAAGTAGCTTTCCTAGGCATACATCATAGTCAAACTGCtgaaagccaaagaaatcttcaaagcagccagagaaaaatgacacATTAAATGCAGGAGAACAACCATATGATTAGTACTTCAGAAGAATGAAGCATATtgtgcatcttttctgactacaacagtatgaaactagaaataacaaaagaaaaggcggggggggggaaccacatggaggctaaacaacatgatAGTGAACAACTATGAGTgaacaaagcaaagagaaatcaacaaaatacatggagacaaatgaaaatggaaacacaacattcCCAAATATTGGGACATAGCAaaggcagttctaagagggaCATATGTAACAAtaaggcctatctcaagaaacaataaaaagctcaaacaatctaaccttacatctaaaggaaacagaaaaggaagaacaaagtccAAGGTAtgtagaaggaagaaataatagatatcagagcagaaataaatgaggactggaaaaaaaaatgaaaccaagaactagttctttgaaaagataaacatatgctcacaaattggacaaccttaaagaaatggataaatttttagAAGCATACAATCTTCTgaaactgaatcaagaagaaattaaaaaatgatcagaTTGATGACTAGTACCGAAACAGAATCAATAATaaagaaactaacaaaaaagTCCAGGAACAGATGTCTTCataggtaaattctaccaaacatttaaagaaaagttaaaacctattttcctcaaactattccaaaaaatagaagaaggaagGTTTCCATATACATTTAATGAGGCCAGCATTAACCTGATGTCAAAaccaaagacaccacaaaaacagaaaactgcaggctaatattcctgatgaacatagatgcaaaaatcctcaacaaaatattagcaaaccaaatccaccaatacattaaaaggaccattcaccataatcaagtgggatttattccagggatgcaaggatggttcagtattcacaatcAATCAGCGAGATACACCACATCAGCAAAACAAAGGATacaaatcatatgatcatctcaatagatgcagaaaaaaaatctgataaaattcaacatccattcatgataaaaactcaacaaaatatgTTTAGAGAAAGcatacctcaacacaataaaggccatatatgaaaaacccacagctaatatcttACTGGTAAAAAATtgagaacttttcccctaagatgaggaacaagacaaagatgtccactcttactacttttattcaacataatcctggaagtcctagccacagcaatcagacaagaaaaagaagtattcaTTTTGATAAATAGGTTAAATGGTGACTGTatacagatgacataatactatatgtagaaaatcctaaagactccacaaaaaactACTGGAAGTAGTAAATGAAGTCAATAaagttgaaggatacaaaattaatactcaGAAATCAGTAGTATGTCTACACATTAACAAAAAAGTAGTAGAAATTAAGAGACTCCATGTACATAGGGCACTgtgtggttaagtgtctgctttcagctcaggtcatgatctcagggtcctggggatagagtcctgtgtcaggctccctgtttagcgggaagtttgcttttctctctccctctgcccctctcccattcattctctgtctctctctaataaaatccttaaaacaacaacaacaaacctccatttacagttgcaccaaacagaataaaatacctaggaataaacttaaccaaagagttGAAAGACCCAtactgtgaaaactataaaacactgatgaaggaaattgaagatgacacaaacaaatggaaagatattccatactcctggattggaagaattacattgttaaaatgtctgtattacccaaagcaatgtacagattcagtataacccctatcaaaataccaacagcagggatccctgggtggcgcagcggtttggcgcctgcctttggcccggggcgcgatcctggagacccgggatcgaatcccacatcgggctcccagtgcatggagcctgcttctccctctgcctgtgtctctgcctcaatctctctctctctctgtgactatcataaataaataaaaattaaaaaaaaaataccaacagcatttttcacaacaGGAGAACAAATATTACTGAAATTAgcttggaaccacaaaagactctgagtAGGCAAAGTAATCTTGGTAAAGAACAAAGCAAGAGGTATaacaattctagatttcaaggtatactataaagctgtagtaataaaaacagtatggtcctggcacaaaagcaATAGATTACTGTAACAGAAGAGAaagcccagaagtaaacccaaaattatatataatcatgATGTATGTATGaccaaggaggcaaaaatatacaatgagagGAAGACAGTCTTTTCCagcataaatggtgctggaaaaactgggcagctacatgtaaaagaatgaaactggaccactttctaataccatacacaaaaataaaagggaataaagacttaaatgtgagaccagaaaccataaaattccttaaaaacagGTAGtgtttctctgacattggccatagcaacatttttctagatgtgtctcctaaggcaagggaagcaaaagccaaaataaactattgagactatgTCAAAAGTTTTTTGcagcacagtgaagaaaaccaccaccaaaagaaaaaggccaaaaactgagtgggagaagatatttgcaaatgatatatttgataagcagttaataaccaaaatatataaataacttactCAACTCCCTCTcacacacaaataatccaatttaaaaatgggcaggagacctGAATTTTACCAAAGAacacctacagatggccaacagacacatggaaagatattcaacatcccttatcatcagggaaatgcaaatcaaaaccacaatgagatatcacttcatacctgtcagaatggctaaaataaaaaagacaagaaataacaagtgttgggtgagatatagagaaaatggaacccttgtgcactgttggtgggaatgcaaactggtacaaccactgcaaaaaacagtatggaagttcctcaaaaaattaagaaatgaactaccacatatgatccagtaattccactactgggtatttactcaaagataatgaaaattgatagatgaatggataaggacgatgtggtgtatatgtatgcacatgTACCTTAAATTAATATAgcattatatgtttattatatctcaataaaaccggcttgggggggggggaacaatAGAAGAAGTAGTGACTGGCTTCTCATGGGAATTAATGAAGGCCAGAAGATTTGggaatagcatttttaaaatgtggaaaagaaaaactcaacCAGCAAAACAATTCATCAAAAATGAAGGCagattaaagacatttttaaatgatcaaaatcAGAAAGAATTCATCATCTGCAAGATGTACTGTAAGAAATACCctttaaaggaaattcttcaggttgaaaggaaatgaatatgGTGCCAGGTAGCTACTCAAGTTGATAGGAAGGAATGAAGAGTTCCAGAAATGGTAagtatataacaaatataaaaggatatacatatatatagctgTGTGCATAATAGTTTTCCTCTTAGTTTCTTCAAAAGATATGACTAAAGCAAAAATTacagcagcctttttttttttttacagcagtcTTCTATTTGGGGATTTATAATGTAAATTTAAGAAGTATAGTATGACAGCACTAAAGATTGGGGATGGGCAGGTAAATGAAAGCATACTATTCAAGGTTCCTAGATTTCACCTGAAGTAATTCATAAACTCCATGTAGATCATGGTAAGTTAAAAGTGCATATTGTAATTTCTAGAGCAACTATTTAAAAAGGTATATAtaactagaaaataaattaaaaaggtaaTCAAATTGTTCTACCACCATTTCTCACAGACTTAAATTAGCAATTTTATGATATGCTAAATACCCACATATCTATGTacatctgtttctggactcttgTTCTTTTGATCTTTGCCTTATTCCTGAACAAAAACCACATTGCTTTAAGTACTACAAATGTATATTTGGCTCCTTGCTCTTtcatacaaatttttatttttatggttttttttaattaaaaaaatatattttatttatttatttgacagagatagagaacacaagtgggggggagtagcaggctgagggagagggagaagcaggctcccctcagagcagagagctcaatgcaAGATacctggaccttgggatcatgacctgagccgaagtcagctgcttaactgactgagccacccaggtgccttcatGTGGATTTTTAATCAGTTGGCCACATGCCATAAAATATCTTACAGGAAATTTGATTCTGATTGCATGtaatttatgaatttatgaaGTTAAATCTGGGAAGTGGTTAGAGGTAAGATTTAGAAAAATAGTGTCTCTGGAAAACAGAAGCCCCACTGCCTGATGAACCATAGACCATGAATTTCATAAGGTCAAATCTCCTGCTGTCTGGCACTAAATTACACTCAAATGTTTATTGCCTTATCCTAAAGAAAGTGTTTAAAAACCCTTTGTAGGAGTCTATGAGATagggaaagaaaagttaaaacaGGTGAACTTGTCCTCACCACAATTTTGTCTCAGtcaaaatttagtggctttactcatttttttctccaagcaCTATTTCCAGTTTCCATTTGTAGCTTCCCCATATGTTGGGGCTCACGTGTGATTGTTATCTCTGTGGGGTAATAATGACCTTTGAATGCTCCCTGAAGAATACAGTTCAAGTCTATCACACAAAGCATGATGGTTCAACCAGACTCTAAATGAAATTAGTATCAAGAACTTAGCAAAagttcttttttctaaaagaaagtgATAAAACTTAAGAGTTGGATCTTTGCCCCTGTACTGTGGGTTAAGAGTATGATCAAGCTAACACTGTAATTCTAGGTAAGGGGGTGGCCTGCAGAGGCGATCTTCTTTATGCTCCTCCGGCCTCCGTATGTAATTACATTCAAGCCATTCTATTATGGGGTTGCCATATGCCAGCCCTTGAATCTGCCAATCTTCTTCATGTTTTAAATTCCCACACTTTCAGCTTATTCTGTATCTGTGACCATACTCatttctttgttcctctttccctctttggtaCTCCTTTATCTGGCAAATAAACCATTTCTCTGCCTACCTGGCTGCATTCAAGAACACAGCCGTGGTGGCAGGTCCTTCTTTAAATCTGTGATCACAGATTTCAGAGTGAGTGCTCAGCCCTGGCAAACAACACTACCAATTTGTCTCATCAATTCTCCCTCCCACTTGCCTGGTAGAGAAGATACTATTTTAGACCTTATCCTTCCTCTTCACGCTTCTACTGCTCACTGTCCTGGCCCTCATTCTCAGCTCATGGcttcacctttttaaaatttttatttgtttttatattaaaaaaaaaaaagtggttcatGACttttgtgtgtcatccttgtaCACAAGAACTAAGCTAATTTTCTGTCATTCCAGTTTTAGTATACGTACCGCTGATGTAAGCACATGGCTTCActtttatttcactgagaaaaagagaaaatcaaaagaaacaaatctgtGAATTTACTCAATTCAGCATTTTTTCCCTCTGGACTAGATCTTGTGCATCGACTTACAAATATACTATGGTATCTCTGATCTGGGGGGGAACCCCCCTCGAGTCTATGATCCCCTCGTTATTGCACACGTATTTGTTCTGCTTTGTGACAAAACACAGTGCTTACGTCCACCTCTTCACGTCCATACTAC containing:
- the LRP2BP gene encoding LRP2-binding protein, whose translation is MKLTSEKLPKNPFYTSLSQYGAKNPKFFQWRKEKTDHYSHLNLVDKALQLLKERIRRGDALAYFLQGQLYFEEGWYEEALEQFEEIKEKDHQATYQLGVMYYDGLGTPIDTEKGVEYMKKIVDSPCPKARHLQFAAAYNLGRAYYEGKGVKRSDEEAERLWLFAADNGNPKASVKAQSILGLYYSTKEPKDLEKAFYWHSEACGNGNLESQGALGLMYFYGQGIRQDTEAALECLREAAERGNVYAQGNLVEYYYKMKFFTKCVTFSKRIADYDEVHDIPMIAQVTDCLPEFIIRGMAMASFYHARCLQLGLGVTKDEATAKLYYSKACRLNPALAEELHCLLIRQRI